Proteins encoded in a region of the Mycolicibacterium duvalii genome:
- a CDS encoding glycosyltransferase family 4 protein, whose product MRIALLSYRSKTHCGGQGVYVRHLSRGLVELGHEVELFSGQPYPDGLDPRVTLTKVPSLDLYREPDPFRIPRPNEIRTSIDLQELLTTWTAGFPEPKTFSMRVARLLADRRDDFDVVHDNQCLGTGLLTIAESGLPVVATVHHPITRDRVLDVAAAKWWRKPLVRRWYGFAEMQKQVARQIPELVTVSSTSAADIAEDFAVAPEQLHVVPLGVDTQLFQPAGARVRNRIIAIASADVPLKGVSHLLHAVARLRVERDLELQLVAKLEPNGPTEKLIAELGISDIVHSSSGLSDAELAQLLSSAEVACIPSLYEGFSLPAVEAMASGTPIVASRAGALPEVVGPDGECARLVTPADVDELTAVLGRLLDSPRELRRLGDNGRRRALEVFSWESVAAQTVAVYERACGRVATC is encoded by the coding sequence ATGCGCATCGCGTTGCTGTCGTACCGGAGCAAGACGCACTGCGGTGGCCAGGGTGTCTACGTCCGTCATCTCAGCCGGGGCCTGGTGGAACTGGGCCATGAGGTGGAACTGTTCTCCGGGCAGCCCTACCCCGACGGTCTGGACCCGCGGGTGACGCTGACCAAAGTGCCCAGCCTTGACCTCTACCGCGAGCCGGACCCGTTCCGCATTCCGCGCCCCAACGAGATCAGGACCAGCATCGATCTGCAGGAGCTGCTGACGACCTGGACGGCGGGTTTTCCCGAGCCCAAGACGTTCAGCATGCGCGTCGCGCGCCTGCTGGCCGACCGTCGCGACGACTTCGACGTGGTGCACGACAACCAGTGCCTGGGGACCGGCCTGCTGACCATCGCCGAGTCGGGGCTGCCGGTGGTGGCCACGGTGCACCATCCCATCACCCGCGACCGCGTCCTCGATGTCGCGGCCGCCAAGTGGTGGCGCAAACCGCTGGTCCGCCGGTGGTACGGCTTCGCCGAGATGCAGAAGCAGGTCGCGCGGCAGATCCCGGAACTGGTCACGGTGTCCTCGACGTCAGCGGCCGACATCGCCGAGGACTTCGCGGTGGCTCCCGAGCAGTTGCATGTGGTGCCGCTCGGCGTCGACACCCAGCTGTTCCAGCCGGCCGGCGCGCGGGTGCGCAATCGCATCATCGCGATCGCCAGCGCCGACGTACCGCTCAAGGGGGTCAGCCACCTGCTGCACGCCGTCGCGCGGCTGCGCGTCGAGCGTGATCTCGAACTTCAGCTGGTCGCCAAGCTCGAGCCCAACGGCCCGACCGAGAAACTCATCGCCGAACTCGGCATCTCCGACATCGTGCACAGCTCCAGCGGTCTGTCCGACGCCGAGTTGGCGCAGCTGTTGTCATCGGCCGAAGTGGCGTGCATCCCTTCGCTGTACGAGGGTTTCTCGCTGCCGGCGGTGGAGGCGATGGCCAGCGGCACCCCCATCGTCGCCAGCCGGGCCGGCGCGTTGCCCGAGGTCGTCGGACCCGACGGCGAGTGCGCGCGGCTGGTCACCCCGGCCGACGTCGACGAGCTGACCGCGGTGCTCGGCCGGCTGTTGGACTCGCCGCGCGAGCTGCGCCGCCTCGGCGACAACGGCCGCCGGCGCGCGCTGGAAGTCTTCAGCTGGGAATCGGTTGCCGCACAGACGGTTGCGGTCTACGAACGGGCCTGCGGGAGGGTCGCGACATGCTGA
- a CDS encoding class I SAM-dependent methyltransferase — MLTVDFDRLGVGTGTKVIDVGCGAGRHTFEAFRRGADVIGFDQNASDLNDVDEILQAMKQQGEVPASASAEAVKGDALDLPYPDGSFDCVIASEILEHVPEDDRAIAELVRVLKPGGHLAITVPRWLPERICWALSDSYHANEGGHIRIYRAHELRDKVVAHGLRLTHSHHAHALHSPYWWLKCAVGTENNDHPAVGAYHKLLVWDMVDQPWLTRTAESLLNPVIGKSVALYFDKPRSS; from the coding sequence ATGCTGACGGTGGACTTCGACCGCCTCGGCGTCGGTACCGGCACCAAGGTGATCGACGTCGGTTGCGGCGCGGGACGACACACGTTCGAGGCGTTCCGCCGGGGCGCGGACGTGATCGGATTCGACCAGAACGCCTCGGATCTCAACGATGTCGACGAGATCCTGCAGGCGATGAAGCAGCAGGGCGAGGTGCCGGCGTCGGCGTCGGCGGAAGCCGTCAAGGGCGATGCGCTCGATCTGCCCTACCCGGACGGCAGCTTCGACTGCGTGATCGCCTCGGAGATCCTCGAGCACGTGCCCGAGGACGACCGGGCCATCGCCGAGCTTGTCCGGGTTCTCAAACCCGGTGGGCACCTGGCGATCACGGTGCCGCGCTGGCTACCGGAACGGATCTGCTGGGCACTGTCGGACTCCTACCACGCCAACGAGGGCGGACACATCCGCATCTACCGGGCCCACGAGTTACGCGACAAGGTGGTCGCGCACGGACTGCGGCTGACCCACTCCCATCACGCGCACGCTCTGCATTCGCCGTATTGGTGGCTCAAATGTGCTGTCGGGACGGAGAACAACGACCATCCCGCGGTGGGCGCCTACCACAAGTTGCTGGTGTGGGACATGGTCGATCAGCCGTGGCTGACCCGCACCGCGGAGTCGTTGCTCAATCCGGTGATCGGCAAGAGTGTGGCCCTCTACTTCGACAAGCCGCGATCGAGCTGA
- a CDS encoding prenyltransferase, with the protein MPQIPSVPGVFTAAQCLQTAESIAATQESSGAIPWSVGGHTDPWDHIENAMALTAAGLLEPARKAFEWSRANQRADGSWPIQLRDGVIEDANSDSNFCAYIATGVWHHVLVTGDRDFAVAMWPVVSKAIDFVLELQCDTGEIVWGRGPGGPTEDALLTGCASIHHAMRCALALADYLGDAQPEWELAVGRLGHAIADHSDAFAAKDRWSMEWYYPILGGALRGDRAHTRIDERWDDFVVPGLGIRCVDDRPWVTGAETCELVLALEAIGQHDRAHEQFAAMHHLREEDGSYWTGLVYADGKRWPVERTTWTGAAVILAADALSSATPGSGLFRGADLPRGLESDYDCECAATER; encoded by the coding sequence ATGCCCCAGATCCCCAGCGTTCCCGGCGTTTTCACCGCGGCTCAGTGTCTGCAGACGGCTGAGTCGATCGCGGCCACGCAGGAGTCCAGCGGGGCGATCCCGTGGTCGGTGGGCGGTCACACCGACCCGTGGGACCACATCGAGAACGCGATGGCGCTGACCGCGGCCGGGTTGCTCGAGCCCGCCCGTAAGGCGTTCGAGTGGTCGCGGGCCAACCAGCGCGCGGACGGTAGTTGGCCGATCCAGCTGCGCGACGGGGTGATCGAGGACGCCAACAGCGACAGCAACTTCTGCGCCTACATCGCCACCGGAGTGTGGCATCACGTGCTGGTCACCGGGGACCGCGACTTCGCGGTGGCCATGTGGCCGGTGGTTTCCAAGGCGATCGATTTCGTACTCGAATTGCAGTGCGACACCGGCGAGATCGTCTGGGGCCGCGGTCCCGGGGGGCCCACCGAAGACGCGTTGCTGACCGGCTGCGCCAGCATCCACCACGCGATGCGCTGCGCGCTGGCGCTGGCGGACTACCTCGGAGACGCCCAGCCCGAATGGGAGTTGGCGGTCGGTCGGCTCGGGCACGCGATCGCCGACCACTCCGATGCGTTCGCCGCCAAGGACCGCTGGTCGATGGAGTGGTACTACCCGATCCTGGGCGGGGCGTTGCGCGGCGACCGCGCGCACACCCGCATCGACGAGCGGTGGGACGACTTCGTCGTCCCCGGCCTCGGTATCCGCTGCGTCGACGACCGGCCCTGGGTGACCGGCGCCGAAACCTGTGAGCTGGTCCTGGCTCTGGAGGCCATCGGCCAGCACGACCGGGCGCACGAGCAGTTCGCGGCCATGCACCATCTGCGCGAGGAGGACGGTTCGTACTGGACGGGCCTGGTGTACGCCGACGGCAAGCGCTGGCCGGTGGAGCGCACCACCTGGACGGGCGCTGCGGTGATCCTGGCGGCCGACGCACTGTCGTCGGCGACGCCGGGCAGCGGCTTGTTCCGTGGCGCCGACCTGCCCCGCGGTCTGGAGAGCGACTACGACTGCGAGTGCGCCGCCACCGAGCGTTAG
- a CDS encoding class I SAM-dependent methyltransferase — protein sequence MTETNAALPADAAALFDLADRVTGFMAADEGRALYDTALAYLADGVGVEIGTYCGKSTVLLGAAAKQTGGLIFTVDHHHGSEEHQAGWEYHDDSMVDPVTGLFDTLPTLRHTLDAAGLDDHIVAIVGRSPVVARGWRTPLRFLFIDGGHTEEAASRDFDGWAKWVDVGGALVIHDVFPDPADGGQAPYHIYRRALESGDFREVRVVGSMRILERESGLPGSLRSG from the coding sequence ATGACTGAGACAAACGCCGCGCTTCCGGCCGACGCCGCTGCGCTGTTCGATCTCGCGGACCGCGTCACCGGCTTCATGGCCGCCGACGAGGGGCGCGCGCTCTACGACACCGCCCTGGCCTACCTCGCCGACGGGGTGGGTGTCGAGATCGGCACCTACTGCGGCAAGTCGACCGTGCTGCTCGGCGCGGCGGCCAAACAGACGGGCGGTCTGATCTTCACCGTCGACCACCACCACGGCTCCGAGGAGCATCAGGCCGGCTGGGAGTACCACGACGATTCCATGGTCGACCCGGTCACCGGCCTGTTCGACACGCTGCCCACCCTGCGGCACACCTTGGACGCCGCCGGCCTCGACGACCACATCGTCGCCATCGTCGGGCGCTCCCCGGTGGTCGCCCGAGGCTGGCGGACCCCGCTGCGGTTCCTGTTCATCGACGGCGGCCACACCGAGGAGGCGGCCAGCCGTGACTTCGACGGCTGGGCCAAGTGGGTCGACGTCGGCGGCGCGCTGGTCATCCACGACGTGTTCCCCGACCCGGCAGACGGTGGACAGGCGCCGTACCACATCTACCGGCGCGCGCTGGAGTCCGGTGATTTCCGGGAGGTCCGGGTGGTCGGATCGATGCGGATCCTGGAGCGGGAGTCGGGGCTGCCGGGATCGCTGCGCAGCGGCTAA